AACCGTGCTATTATACTATATTTTTGTTTATATAACAACGTTTTCTTTACAATATCACTTGTTGTCTCCTAAAATCCATGATAACATGATTAGTATATTTAACAACTTATTTTATATAATTTCAAGGAGTATTTTTATGATTCGAATAGGTATAGTCAGTTATAATATATATTGCAATTTTACAAACTATGGATCTGCTCTACAATCCTGGGCACTTTACCAATCTATAAAGCGTATTTCTCCGGATTTGTATCAACCAGTTTTAGTTGACTATTGCCCGGATTCTCTCTCTGACAAAGATCCTTTAAATCCTTTTTCCAATATGTGGGATCAGGACCCAGAATCCAGAAAAATGTGTGAATTGTCTCTTCCTGCCATTCGTATTAATTATCAGAAATTTGATCATTTTTATCACACATACTTTGGTTTAACTTCTCAAAAATATACTTCAGAAAACTTTAATTCTATTGCCCATTTTGATGATATTAACCATTTTGTATGTGGCAGTGATACCATTTTCTGTATTAATGAATTCAACGGATTTGATGATGGTTATTTTGCCAACTACGATGTAATGAAAGGAAATTCTGTATCTTATGCTGCAAGTTTTGGTGATGCCCATTTTGACACAGATAGCTACCAGATATTAAATAACCGGCTTCAAAACTTTTTAGCAATTGGTTTACGGGAAAATAAATTTATACCTTATCTAAAAGAACATATTAATTCTAATGGAATTCAAGTTTTTAGAACAATCGATCCAACTCTTTTGCTAACCACTGAAGATTATGATACCATAGCCGCATCTCGTATTATAACTGAGAAATATTTATTATTATATGCACGACGATACAACAAAGAAATGGAAGCTTTTGCAGAAAAAATAGCCCGTGATAACGGATGGACAATTGTTGAAATCAGCTTACGCAGTACAAACTCAGCCAAAGGACATAAAATGTTTTATGAAGCAGGTGTGGAAGAATTTCTTTCTCTGGTAAAATATTCAGAATACGTTATAACGAACTCTTTCCATGGTTTGATTTTTGCTGTACAATACCGAAAACAACTGGCAGTATTTTCCAGAGAATCCGGTGACAATAAAATTGCCGAAGTTCTGGAGTTATTTGATTTAAAAGAATGCCTTCTCCCAAAAGCACCTTCAGTAATTCCACAAATCCACGATTACGATGCTGTGCATGCACGTATAAATACTGCAAGAGAAACTTCTCTGGACTTTCTCACGAAAGAACTTAATTTATTGAATGGAGATCATTAAGCATGTGTTACCTTGATACAAATGATAAAATTACCTGTTCCGGCTGCGAAGCCTGCGCAAATATTTGCCCACACAAAGCTATCTGTATGATTCCTGATTCAGAAGAATTTCGCTATCCAAAAATCAATATAGATTTATGCACGAATTGCGGATTATGCCGTAAAGTTTGTCCTTATAATTTATCTCCTCAAAAATGTTCCGGAATGAATTATACTTTTGGAGGACATATAAAAAATCAAAAAGTTTTATCAGAAAGCACCTCTGGTGGAGCTTTCTCTGCAATCGTTGATGCATGGTGCGATAAAAATTATGTAATTTTCGGAGCTGTATCAGATGGTTTAAATGTATATCATGATCATATTTTTGACAAAAAATATTTAGATAAATTCAGAAAATCAAAATATATACAGAGCAATATAGGTAATGCCTATACTTATGTAAAAAAGTTTTTACAAGATGGAAAAAAAGTTTTATTTTCCGGCACTCCCTGTCAAATCGCCGGTTTAAAATCTTTTTTGCTCAATTGTGATCAAGCAAATTTGCTAACAGTTGAAGTTATTTGCGAAGGTGTTCCTACTCCTCTTTATTTGAAGAGTTACAATGAATATATTACCGCAAAATATCATTCATCTGTTAAATCAATTGATTATCGTTATAAAGATTTTAAATCTTATTTTAACCATTTAATCGGACGATGGGATTTCCAAGTTATGCAGCTTTCTTTAGAAAATAATAGAAAGTTCAAAACAGACAGATGGTTTAATCCTTTTTGGTCAATTTGGATTAATCATCTAATGAGTCGACCTTCCTGTTATCATTGTCCATATACAACACCTGAACGCCTTGCAGATATTTCACTGGGCGATTTATGGGGTGTGCATTTATATTGTCCCGAATTATATAATCACAATAAAGGG
The sequence above is drawn from the Coprococcus comes ATCC 27758 genome and encodes:
- a CDS encoding Coenzyme F420 hydrogenase/dehydrogenase, beta subunit C-terminal domain, translated to MCYLDTNDKITCSGCEACANICPHKAICMIPDSEEFRYPKINIDLCTNCGLCRKVCPYNLSPQKCSGMNYTFGGHIKNQKVLSESTSGGAFSAIVDAWCDKNYVIFGAVSDGLNVYHDHIFDKKYLDKFRKSKYIQSNIGNAYTYVKKFLQDGKKVLFSGTPCQIAGLKSFLLNCDQANLLTVEVICEGVPTPLYLKSYNEYITAKYHSSVKSIDYRYKDFKSYFNHLIGRWDFQVMQLSLENNRKFKTDRWFNPFWSIWINHLMSRPSCYHCPYTTPERLADISLGDLWGVHLYCPELYNHNKGASLIICNSIKGKEAFLSTKDLFVGHELNYETAIRYQGPLRKRITPNSDRALFIQDLKSMPYIALCKKWSTPPSLKLLWQKYIWGNRQKILFWKLTKGFYHIH
- a CDS encoding polysaccharide pyruvyl transferase family protein, whose product is MIRIGIVSYNIYCNFTNYGSALQSWALYQSIKRISPDLYQPVLVDYCPDSLSDKDPLNPFSNMWDQDPESRKMCELSLPAIRINYQKFDHFYHTYFGLTSQKYTSENFNSIAHFDDINHFVCGSDTIFCINEFNGFDDGYFANYDVMKGNSVSYAASFGDAHFDTDSYQILNNRLQNFLAIGLRENKFIPYLKEHINSNGIQVFRTIDPTLLLTTEDYDTIAASRIITEKYLLLYARRYNKEMEAFAEKIARDNGWTIVEISLRSTNSAKGHKMFYEAGVEEFLSLVKYSEYVITNSFHGLIFAVQYRKQLAVFSRESGDNKIAEVLELFDLKECLLPKAPSVIPQIHDYDAVHARINTARETSLDFLTKELNLLNGDH